AGTGGGGAGGAACATGGCAGTGATTACACTGTTCAGAAGAGTAGGTGGATATCTCAATACTTGTGTTAACCTAAAGCCTCTGACCATACTatccaaacttttaaaaaacagtctGGCTAACTTCGAATAAGGAGTGAGTTTCAGGCTAATGTACCATTGTTGTCACATCAGTGGTGCAACTGTTAAATATttggaccaagattttcaaaagtgaccaatgatttttgggtgcccaacttaaaATACTTTTCATGGAACTTGATTTTCAGACTGGGGTGCTCACCATTTTCTGGAGCCCATCCACTGAGCATCAGATCCCTTTAAGGTGTTTCAGATTGTATACTCAAAAACACATGCACCCAAAATCCCTCatcatttgaaaatcttggccttggtcTTTTATTCTGTTGCATTAAAACTTTGCTACAAAACTTTATTGGTCAGACAGCCAATTTTATATTTTGTTCTtacaactttctctctctcttttcatgcAGCATCACAATGTTACATCATCTAGTATTTTTCTTAGGAATGTCGCTGGTAGCCAAAGAAATATTTGCTACAAGCTGCTGTTCCCAAGGCCAAAATGCTTTGTGTTATTTTTGTAACCTCACCGAGGTTCCACCTGTGCTCAGTGACACAGTTGCACTCCTGCTAAGTTTCAACAAAATCAGGCAAGTGAATGCATCCTCTTTCCCTCTGCTGGAACGGTTGCAGATTTTGGAAATTGGAACCCAGTTTGTCTTTCCTGTTACCATAGGGAAAGCAGCTTTTAGGAACCTGCCAAACCTTCGACTCTTAGATTTAGGAGACAATAAGATACTTCATCTGGATCCTGATGCTTTTGTGGAGTTGTCATATGTACATACACTCCGGTTATATCACAACAGTCTTGAGGAGTCCATTCTGGAAGAAGACTATCTTCGAGATATGATCTCCTTAGAATATTTGGATCTTTCTGGAAACAAGATCAAAAGCCTTCGCCCTCATCGCTTATTTTACCATCTAAAATCCTTGCAAATTGTGGACCTGAAAAACAACAGGATATCCAGCTTATGTGAAGGAAACCTTGATAGCTTCCAGGGAAAATTCTTCATACTGTTTATTCTTAATTCTAATAAGTTATATTACTCAATTTCTATGGACTGGGCCAAGTGTGGAAATCCTTTCAAAAACATAGCCCTGGACACCCTGGATCTTGGCGGTAATGGCTGGGGTGTAGATATAATGCAACACTTCTGCACAGCTGTGAATGGGACTTCAATTGTTTTTCTGAAGCTTAGCTATCACATAATGGGTCCAGGATTTGGCTTTAAGAACTTCCAGGATCCAGACCAAGATACATTTGCAGGGCTAGCAAGAAGTGGCGTTCGCTTACTGGATATTTCACATGGTTCTATTTTCTCTCTCAATCCTTATGTATTTCAGAGCCTTGGTGATCTGGAATTGCTGAATCTTCACAATAACAAGATAAATCAGATccaaaagcaagcattttttggCCTGGGAAACCTAGGAACTCTCAACCTGTCATATAACATTCTGGGGGAGCTGTACGATTACACTTTTGAGGGGCTTCAGAATGTGATGCATATTGATTTGCAACAAAATCATATTGGAGTAATTGCTGGGAATTCGTTCAGGGATTTAAGAAGGTTAAAGATGGTGGATCTCCGGGACAATGCCATTAAAACTCTCCCTTCTTTCCCAGCCATGTTCACTCTTCATTTAAGTGACAATAAGCTAGTATCTGTAGGTAACCAGAGAATAAGTGCAACATTCCTTAACTTGGAAAGAAACAGATTGGACAATCTGGGTGATCTTTATATTCTTTTACAAGTTCCAGATGTGCAGTATCTCTTGTTAAGAAAAAATCGTTTATCTTATTGTGTTAAAAGTGTTGATGTTATAGAAAATAACCAGTTAGTCTACTTGGATCTAGGAGAAAACATGTTAAAGCTTGTGTGGGACAGAGGTTTATGTTTGGATGTGTTCAGGGCACTTTCCAAACTAGAGGTGCTCCACCTGAATAACAACTACCTTACTACCCTTCCACAGGATATTTTTAGTGGTCTAACATCATTAAACAGACTTAACCTAGCCTCCAACCAGTTGTCTTATCTTTCTCCTGGTGTTTTCCCTGAGAGCCTAAAGACACTGAATATGTCTGAAAACCAACTTCTTTCACCTGCCCTTGAGCTCTTCATGACTTTGAGTGTCCTGGATATAACAAATAACAGGTTTTTCTGTGATTGCACTTTAAACACCTGGACAGCATGGTTAAATCAAACCAATGTGACCTTAGCTGGCTCAGAAAATGACACATACTGTGTACTCCCACCTGTTTTCACAAGGGTTCCACTTTCTTCAGTGGCACTAGATAGCTGTAATGAAGACGAACTCCAGAAGCCTCTACAGTTCTCACTGTTCATTTTCACTTCAGTCACTCTGATAATGTTCCTAACAGTAGTCATTATTTTTAGTCACTTTCGGGGGACTTGTTTTGTCTGGTATAAGACCATCAAAGGTGCTCTGCTAAAAGAACGTAAGCAAGCAATAGATAAAAGTGCATATAAATATGATGCCTATTTATGCTACAGCAGCAGAGACTTTGAGTGGGTCCAAAATTCATTGCTAAAGCACCTGGACTCTCAGTATTCTGAGAAAAACAGATTTACTTTGTGCTTTGAAGAGAGAGATTTCCTGCCTGGGGAGGAACAGATCACCAACATCCGTGATGCCATTTGGAACAGCAGGAAGACTATTTGCATTGTGACAAGGCAGTTCCTCAAGGATGGGTGGTGCGTGGAAGCCTTTAATTTTGCCCAGAGCAGATACTTTTGTGACCTGAAAGAAGTCCTCATTATGGTTGTGGTTGGGTCACTTTCTCAGTATCAGTTGATGAAATACAAACCGATTAGAGTCTTTGTGCAAAGGAGTCAGTACATGCAGTGGCCTGAAGACCATCAAGATATAGACTGGTTTTTAAATAACCTTTCTCACcaaattctgaaagaaaaaaaggtgaaaaagaaATCCAGTGTTATAGAAATGCA
The genomic region above belongs to Caretta caretta isolate rCarCar2 chromosome 3, rCarCar1.hap1, whole genome shotgun sequence and contains:
- the TLR5 gene encoding toll-like receptor 5; amino-acid sequence: MLHHLVFFLGMSLVAKEIFATSCCSQGQNALCYFCNLTEVPPVLSDTVALLLSFNKIRQVNASSFPLLERLQILEIGTQFVFPVTIGKAAFRNLPNLRLLDLGDNKILHLDPDAFVELSYVHTLRLYHNSLEESILEEDYLRDMISLEYLDLSGNKIKSLRPHRLFYHLKSLQIVDLKNNRISSLCEGNLDSFQGKFFILFILNSNKLYYSISMDWAKCGNPFKNIALDTLDLGGNGWGVDIMQHFCTAVNGTSIVFLKLSYHIMGPGFGFKNFQDPDQDTFAGLARSGVRLLDISHGSIFSLNPYVFQSLGDLELLNLHNNKINQIQKQAFFGLGNLGTLNLSYNILGELYDYTFEGLQNVMHIDLQQNHIGVIAGNSFRDLRRLKMVDLRDNAIKTLPSFPAMFTLHLSDNKLVSVGNQRISATFLNLERNRLDNLGDLYILLQVPDVQYLLLRKNRLSYCVKSVDVIENNQLVYLDLGENMLKLVWDRGLCLDVFRALSKLEVLHLNNNYLTTLPQDIFSGLTSLNRLNLASNQLSYLSPGVFPESLKTLNMSENQLLSPALELFMTLSVLDITNNRFFCDCTLNTWTAWLNQTNVTLAGSENDTYCVLPPVFTRVPLSSVALDSCNEDELQKPLQFSLFIFTSVTLIMFLTVVIIFSHFRGTCFVWYKTIKGALLKERKQAIDKSAYKYDAYLCYSSRDFEWVQNSLLKHLDSQYSEKNRFTLCFEERDFLPGEEQITNIRDAIWNSRKTICIVTRQFLKDGWCVEAFNFAQSRYFCDLKEVLIMVVVGSLSQYQLMKYKPIRVFVQRSQYMQWPEDHQDIDWFLNNLSHQILKEKKVKKKSSVIEMQTVRTIS